GGGCGCAACCCTTGACGTATGGCTTCGCCATACGTGGGTACTGCGTAAACCGAAGTCTCGGTTTATGAACGCAGATTTGTAAATCGGGTATTGTTTCGATGGAAATTCTTGATACCTCTGCCCATACCAAAGAAGAATCTGTCAGGCTTCTCTCAAAAGAGCTGGGAAAAAACCCTATTTTAATATTGACAGGGCCGCAGGGAGGGGGAAAAACGACCCTGGCTATCCAGATGCTCACGGGGAACGTGGGAGCAATGTTTGAAGGGAGAGCGCGCTCAGCCCAGCCTGTTGTTCTTATAAGAAAAGACTTTGTTGAGAAAATGAAAGGGGAGCTATATGAGAAAAGAAAGCTTCCCATCTTTGAAGAGGATGAGCCCGTATTTGTCGAAGTTTCGGTGTATGACCAGGTAAAATTGCTGGTCGAGAACATATTCGATGTAATGGAACTGGGAGAGCCTGAATTGATAAGGCAGATTACCCTTCTGACAAAAAAACTTGGCGCGGTTCCGAAAGGGATTGAACTTATAGCCAGCGATGAAGAGCTTGTAAAAAGAAGACTGTCGCGGCACCTCGACGCAAAGGAACGGCTATCATTGCTCCTGGAAAAAGAAAAAAAGTACGGGATAGAATCAAATCTTCTGGGCATTCAGGGAGCGAAGATCACGGATATTATTAACCGAGATGGAGTGGCTGATTATTCGGATGACCAGATTTCAAGAACGATAAAGGATTTTGACAGGATAATCCCGACAAAAGGATTGACCATAAAAGACTGCCTGCAAAAAATGATTGAAATTTCAAATAACGAGAATAAAGAGAGCGGTTTTCTCGTACTTCATACGGACGAACGGGAAAAAATCATAAGCGACCTTGTGGTGGGAAAGCAGACAAATTCTTTAATCGGCGTGACGCTTCTTGAGATTTACGTGGGCTTCCGGCAGAACAGGGCGTTATATCGCGCTTATAAACATGAAAAAGAAGGAAGGCTTGAGATCATCCACTCCTATACCCCCACTCTGCAGGAACTTGAGTTCATGGCAAGTCCCTGGACTATGCCTACAGAATTCCCCATAATGTCCTCTGCGGATGTCGCAGCAGCGGAGCGGTTCGATGTCATGGTGTCCGTGGTCGAGTCTGATGGGACGGTGGAATCATCGAGTAAAAAGAGGAAGAAAGAACTTGAGGGGATTGTTTCGGGGATAGTTGGGGTTGGGGAATAATACGCGTGGAGCGAGATTGCATAGATAAAGGCTAATTTATACTGATTATTTCGCAAGATTCTTATACTTTCGAGGTTTAAGCACTCTGGCGGTATAGTTTTCATGCTCAAAAAATGGGCATCAAAGTCCATGGATTGGTGGTAAGAATGTTCGAGAATAAAAAGTGCAGAGGGCGTGCCCTCGGGATTGCGGTGGGAATAACGGCGCTTGTGTTGCTGATGGTGGGCGGGGTGTCGGCAAGCGCAGGTTGGTTCATCAACGACACTGCAACAGGCGGGGACTGCACCTCTATTGGTACATGGAATGCTGCATCGAAGACCTGCACGCTGACAACTGATTTAACCGGAACAATAGAGATAGATAGCGACGGCATAACCCTTAGCGGCAATGGTCATACGATAACAGGAAGCTCTACAGGGAACGGGATTTATCTTTCAGGAAGAAACGGCGTCACGATAAAGAATACGAATGTCAGGAACTTTTCCCACGGCATCTATCTGGACTCTTCCAACAACAACACGCTGAACGGCAACAATGCCTCGAACAACACCTACGGCATAACTCTGTACTCTTCCAGCAATAACACGCTGAGCGGCAACAATGTCTCGAACAACGCCGCTGGCATCGCTCTGTCCATTTTTAACAGCAACAACACGCTGAGCGGCAACAATGTCTCGAACAACTACGACTACGGCATCATTCTGGACCATTCCAGCAACAACACGCTGAGCGGCAACAATGCCAATTCGAACAACTACAACGGCATATATCTGTCCGGTTCCAACAGCAACATGCTGAGTGGCAACAATGCCAATTCGAACACCTACAACGGCATATATCTGTCCATTTTTAACAGCAACAACACGCTGAGCGGCAACAATGCCAATTCGAACACCTACAACGGCATCTATCTGTCCTCATCCAGCAACAACACGCTGAGCGGCAACAAAGCTAACTCTAACAACGACTACGGCATCTATCTGCTCTCTTCCAGCAACAACAACATTTATAACAACGCTTTCAACAACACCAACAATTTTGGTCTTGGAACCGTAGAAAGCAACATCTGGAACACCGCCAAAACCTCCGGCACGAACATAGTCGGCGGCTCCTATCTCGGCGGCAACTTCTGGGCTTATCCGAACGGCACAGGCTATAGCAAGACCTGCACTGATAACAATGGCGATGGGATATGCGACTCAACATACACGCTTGATGGAAGCAATATCGATTATCTGCCACTTGCATACAAGTTCACTTCAACGTCCACCGCCAACGTCAGCATCTTAGATTTCTCTTTCCAGCCGCAAACCATAAATGTAGCCGCAGGAACTACAGTCACCTGGACTCATCTGGGCTCGGCAACTCATACAGTCACCAGCGATACCGGACTATTCGATTCAAGCTTTCTTTCTCATGGTCAGACGTTTTCCCGAACCTTCAATGATGCTGGAAATTATGATTATCATTGCAGCATTCATCTTTCCATGACAGGAAGAGTAGCCGTTTCCTCTCCGGCTGTCACACCAACCCCCACTCCAACTCCTACGCCAACCCCTGCTCCAACACCTACACCCGTGCCATTACTGGTATCCTCCATAACCCCGAACAGCAGGAATGCGCAGGTAGGCACGCCAGTCACGATATTCATGTCAGTGATTAATGGCGGAACAGCCAGCGCGACAGGCGTGAGGGTAGCACAGGCATCCGGTTTGCCTGTAACTGTAACCTACCAGCAGTGGAACGGCACTGCGTTCACAGGTTCGCCGAACACACCTGTGGACATGCCTGCAGGCGTCTTAGCTAACTTTGTGCTGACCATTAATGCAACACAAGCTTTCAGCACTTCATCGCTGACATTCAATGTATCTGGCACCAATGCAGCAGCAGCTCCTATAAGTGGAGTTAACACTCTGACCATCTCAGCAAGTACAGTGCCCAGTGCGGATGTTATCATGATGTCCACGTCATTAGCTGTAAGTACAGCAGTTAATACACCTGCTGTGTTTGCAGTAGCGACAGCAAACGTTGGGGGAGCCAATGCAACCGGGGTAAGCTTGGTCTTGAGCGTGCCGGCTTCGATAAGCGGATTATCTTATCAGATAAATGAAACCTATCCTGCGAACGGTACTATCAAAGGTCCGGCAACAGGATTGACCATTAACGTGGGCGCTACTCCGACCTTTGCAGTGTTCCTGACACCAACAGCAGCAATAGCCAACGACCCTGCAAACAACAGGATTACGCTTCAACTGGTAGATGGCAGCGGCAAAATAATAGGAGCACAGTCAGTGGCTGTATCGACTACATAGGAAAAACACTTCGTTCCTCTCGAATTTCAGTGCATCTGGAAAGGAACAAGAGTCAAAGAAAGCAGTCCCAGAATGAAAGCAAGAATCCCCAGAGCCATCCTGCCTTTTCCAAGCGGCACGTTGTTAAGGGGTTTCTATTTCTGCAGCAGGTGTAGAGTTTAACCCCATCTTTGCTAAGAGAGAACCATACCTGTCTTGGGGAAGCTTTGGCATCAATGGAGTTGGCTGTCAATGTCCATCCATCTCCAACATCCCCGGATTTGCGCACAGCCAGTATTTTCTTATCAGATGACGCATTGCCCTGCTCGATCACAATCCTTGAAAATTTCTTTGCATTGCCTTTGACTGCAACATATGGCCGGCCCATCCAGCCCACGACGTCATATTCTCCGGACCCGTCGTATGGAAGGAGTGATCCACCGAATGCTATGAGTATCTCAGTAGAAGTATGTCCGTTTTCCACTACTTTTAAGGTCATGCTTGCTTTGGTAGTATCCGTACCACAATTGATTTTCCTGTATAATCCCTGCCGATCAGGGTTGCTATATTCAGCGTCTAGGTCTTCAATCAGATTTAATGTCATACCAGAATCCAGGGAAATTTGAGGCATTCCATGTCATGGGGTCCGTGGCGGCTCTCCAGGAACATTCGCGGTAGTGATTGGATTAACAAAAACTTAATTAAGCGATACTTATATCTAACTGGATTAGATGATTGTATTAAATAATCTTACAAAAACTTTCACGAGAAAATCCTTTCTGGGAAAGAAGGAAAAAATTGTTGCAGTTGACCACTTAAACCTGAATATAAATAAGGGAGAAATTTTTGGTCTTATAGGACCAAATGGTGCAGGTAAAACCACAACCATAAAAATACTTTCAACACTCATTCTACCCGATGAAGGCACTGTGACTGTTAATGGCTATAATGTTAAAAAAGATGCGGAAAAAGTTAGAGAAAATATTGGTGTTCTTGCAGGCGAATTTACAAGGGCTCTATATTGGCGTTTGTCGGGGAGACAAAATCTAGAATTTTTTGCGAATCTGAGGAATATGCGGAATATAGATAAGAGAATTGATGAACTTTTAGAGATGTTCGACCTGAAAGATTATGAAAATGATCTCATTATGAAATATTCCACAGGAATGAAGCATAAGCTTGCCCTTGCAGTCGCATTATTAAATGATCCCCCAATACTATTCCTAGATGAACCACTGAGCGGCATCGACCCTGTGACAACGTTTCAATTAAAAAACATGATAAAAAACAAATTCAGGGATAAAACAGTTATCTGGACATCACATAACTTGTATGAGATTGAGGAAATGTGTCATAGAATAGCGTTGATAAATAAAGGGAAGATTGTTTTGGAGGGACAGCCAGAAGAATTGAAAAAAAAAATATGGGAGTATGAAAAGATTGCCGTGCGGTCAAATAATGCAAGTGCATTCTCCTCATTAGGAGAAATAGAGGGAGATCTTGTCATGATAAAAACAAAGAATATCACAGCCACATTTTTAAATATTATGGAGGTTGCAAAAAATAATAACATTAAGATCAATGAGATAAAAACCCTGAAACCAAGTCTTGAGGAAATATTCATGGCTGGTTTAAAAAAATGACAGATAAAATAAGGACCATAAGCACGTTCATAAAACGAGACTTCATGATTTTGTCTACCTATGGATTGGCAATCACCAGCATGGTTCTTTCAACTATTTTTAACCTTTTTTATCTTGCACTTTTCGGTAGCATGTTTAAAGAAAACAATCCCTCAGGTATAGCCATGTACGGTGGGGGTTTTATTTCATATATGCTTGTAGGCTCAATTGGTTGGAGTTTCCTATGGAGTATAGTAAATGCCACATCCAGCGCACTGAGCGACGAGATGAAAATGGGAACACTGGAATCTATAATGCAGACGAAGACTAGTATAACTACTCTTATTATTGCATATACACTATCAGGTTGCATTTTTGGTGCTATTTCCACAGGAATCATTTTCGCAGCAGGTTATTTCTTTTTTGGAATTGTAGCTTATAGTGATGCAAACATTTATACTCTCGTCATATTTTTCCTGTCAATACTTCTTATGATAGGTTTTGGAATGATATTTGGCGGGTTGACACTTTGGATGAAAGATATAGGTCAAACAGTCCCATTAATTCAAACCATTGTGATGTTTTTTAGTGGTGTATATTTCCCTATAACCGTTTTGCCAGAATTCTTTCAACCTGTAGCAAAATATATTCCATTTTATTATTCTATTGAAGGATTAAGAATATCACTCGTGCCAACTATACAGGCTATAGAAATCATGAAATATATATGGATACTGTCTGGATTATCAATATTATTTTTCTTCGTAGGTCTTTATATTTTACATAAGGGACTAAATAAGGCAAAGAAGGATGGGAGTTTGGCATTCTACTGAAAAAATTTAGTTGTGAGTTCAGTAGTGGCATATATTTCTTAGATTATCCAGTTTAATGATCTCTAGATCAAAATCCATTAATGCTTTGCAAATTCCTTCAACATGGGCGTTGCCTATAATCACTGCCATGTTGCTATTCTCCTTATAAATTCCTCTAATTTTTTCTGCCATATACAGATTTCTCTCATCTATTAAAATTTGTTTGAGGACAGGATAATTTCTAGCAAATATTTCTTCGTATCCTTCTTTTTCACATTCCTTCCTTTTCTTTTCGACCCCTGCTCTATCCAGCAATGATCCTCGCAAACATCCCAAAAAAAGGTTTATTCTCTCTTTAAGTGACATTCTCTTTCCTATAAGTTCTGCAACAGCAGACCTATCCATGTCTATCGGAAAAATTTTTGCACCGATTTCCGTTGCAACACGAATTGCTGTTTTAAATTCTTCACCAATATTAAAATATCTTGTTTTTTTTGCACTGGTTATTTGGTAGGCAGCAAGACTTGTTTCAATTCTTAAACCTCTTCTTAAATATATGTTTTCTTTCATTTTTTTACGAAAGTAATAACGTTCCTCTTCTTTGGAGGTTTTACCTAGTAAAGTATTATACCCTAACTCATCCAGTTCCACGCATACAGTGGAGGGCATTCTTTCCACGATTACTTGTCTTAATTTTTCATTTAAATCTTCAACATGCCGGACGCATACAACGGTAATCATAACAACTTTTTTCACTTGAACGGATTTTTATATGCCTCAGGTAGTTTTTCCCATTGAATGGCCCATGGGCAGTTATCCATATTTTTCGATTTTACAAACGCTGCTGCATGACAGGCTGTACAAATATGAAAATTTTGACATTCACCACACATTTCTTTATTAGGACACTTTAATTGATAGAAAAAATCAATAAGAGGAGACATGTATATTTGCTTTAGATCCGTTTTAAAGATATTACCTATTGAATACTCAAAAGCAAGGCATATCTTTACATTTCCGTAAACATCTATTGCTATCATATTATATCCTGCACCACAGTTCTTCCTTTCGTCAGACAAAGTCACTTCAGTTTCAAAACTCTCGAACCAGGGCTTTACATAGAAATTTTCGTCTGTATACTTTTTACTTAACTCAATCAACATTGCATTTGCTTTATTCTTCTGCTCTTTTGTTAATTCAAGGTTTTTACCTTCGGCTCTTCCTGCCGAAATCGTCATACCCACTTTAAGTCTTCTTACACCACTTTTTTTAGCAACCTTTATTACATCTTCAATTTCCATAAGATTCTTAGGATTTAATGTCATTGTGAAGCTGACGGGTATATGTGGGGAAAGAAGTTTTGCAGATTTTACCGCTCTCTCCCATGATCCTTTTACCCCTCTTATGGAGTCATGTGTTTCAAGTTTTCCATCTAAACTTATACTTGCAGTAAATTTACAGCATCCACTTTTGGAAATATCCACTATTTCGCTTGTTAACTTGCTGTCTATATTATATCCGTTCGTTGATATGTCAACAACCAAGAACTTTTGAGAGCAGAATTTCAAGATTTTAAGAAAGTCTTTGCGAACAAAGGGATCACCTCCAGTGAGCACAATCTTTCTCGTACCATTATCATAAACAGAATTTAGAATTTTTAATATTTCCACAGTGGAAAGGACTTCCTCCAGATTTTTTCCGGCATTTACATAACAATGTTTGCACATTAAATCACATCTTTGCGTAAGTGTCAAAGAAACATCCACAGGCACAAAATATTCTCTGCTACCTAATATGGTTCCATGACTCTCTGGAGATATATTATGAAAAACCACATGTCCTTTTTTTTCGCTTTCTCGCAAAAATTTAGCTACAAGACCATAAACCTTAGAAAGATGATCATCATGCCTCTGGGCAAGTATCTTAGAAATTTCGTCAATATTATGTTTTCCATCACATAATTCTAATATTTCTGCACCAATGGGGTTAAGATAACAATGAGGTGTATCCAATTTCCAGATTATACTCTCCTTAGGAGAAAGGTTTAGGGTGGTATCTTCACTTAGTGTGGGGTACATATTAACTGCTCTTTCCATTTACAATGTGTTGCATTGTTACTGTAAATATCTGCATGAGCATGGCATCCAAAACAAAGATATATACGCCCGCAGTCACTGCACATCTCAGAATTGGGCGCCTTAAGGTCTTTGCAAAATTGTGTATGAATAGATTTCAAAATCTCCTCTACACTTTGTTTTGAAACATCACCTATAGTATAATCCCATAAGTTACATGATTTGATAACTCCTATAGAATTTATGAACATGGATCTGTATCCTGCACCACAATTTCCTCCAATTATTTTTAACAATTCGTTTTGTTTCATTAGTATTTCTTCTTTAATGGATTTTTCTTCATTATCTCCAGAAGGTAATGGTAGTTCGATCTTGAGATTATCTTTTGTTCGTACATTAAAATTCTTATGTGAGTACTTTTGAGAGAATTTTTCTATATCCCTTCCTATAGACATCATCTCATCAACAGTTAAAGAAAGGTCATGTTTAGTTGCTCTACCGAGAGAAATAACTCTTCCTACTGCAAAGACATTTGCACCAAGTTTATCAGCAAGTTTTATTGTATCTTCTATTTTATCTTTATTTAACCTGAAAGCCATCATGCCTACATGAGTTAAAATTCCTACTTCAGATAATAGCCTTATAGCATTTGTGGCTTTTTCAAAAGAACCTTTTTTTCCTCTAATATAGTCATGGGTTTCTTTGTCGGGACCGTCCAAGCTTACTTGAATCATTTCGAGGTTTTTATATCGAGACAGCTTCTCCA
This portion of the Candidatus Methanoperedens sp. genome encodes:
- a CDS encoding ABC transporter permease, whose amino-acid sequence is MTDKIRTISTFIKRDFMILSTYGLAITSMVLSTIFNLFYLALFGSMFKENNPSGIAMYGGGFISYMLVGSIGWSFLWSIVNATSSALSDEMKMGTLESIMQTKTSITTLIIAYTLSGCIFGAISTGIIFAAGYFFFGIVAYSDANIYTLVIFFLSILLMIGFGMIFGGLTLWMKDIGQTVPLIQTIVMFFSGVYFPITVLPEFFQPVAKYIPFYYSIEGLRISLVPTIQAIEIMKYIWILSGLSILFFFVGLYILHKGLNKAKKDGSLAFY
- a CDS encoding S-layer protein domain-containing protein — encoded protein: MTLNLIEDLDAEYSNPDRQGLYRKINCGTDTTKASMTLKVVENGHTSTEILIAFGGSLLPYDGSGEYDVVGWMGRPYVAVKGNAKKFSRIVIEQGNASSDKKILAVRKSGDVGDGWTLTANSIDAKASPRQVWFSLSKDGVKLYTCCRNRNPLTTCRLEKAGWLWGFLLSFWDCFL
- a CDS encoding PqqD family peptide modification chaperone — its product is MNKYPILAKEMMLHITPEGGTLYTGPVPLQTLNRPAADILSLCDGRHSLDEICGMLAKKYNDSIERVRDLVINFSKKSEERGNILFTNGEMFEKPIIGGNKNFWAPIAITVEITSQCDLSCIHCYAEAGARKRNEVSFEKWIKVLDGFHRAGTRLISITGGDPLAYPHIFQILDFCEDKFKVRLLTSGYRVNKDIVEKLSRYKNLEMIQVSLDGPDKETHDYIRGKKGSFEKATNAIRLLSEVGILTHVGMMAFRLNKDKIEDTIKLADKLGANVFAVGRVISLGRATKHDLSLTVDEMMSIGRDIEKFSQKYSHKNFNVRTKDNLKIELPLPSGDNEEKSIKEEILMKQNELLKIIGGNCGAGYRSMFINSIGVIKSCNLWDYTIGDVSKQSVEEILKSIHTQFCKDLKAPNSEMCSDCGRIYLCFGCHAHADIYSNNATHCKWKEQLICTPH
- a CDS encoding PqqD family peptide modification chaperone, with product MERAVNMYPTLSEDTTLNLSPKESIIWKLDTPHCYLNPIGAEILELCDGKHNIDEISKILAQRHDDHLSKVYGLVAKFLRESEKKGHVVFHNISPESHGTILGSREYFVPVDVSLTLTQRCDLMCKHCYVNAGKNLEEVLSTVEILKILNSVYDNGTRKIVLTGGDPFVRKDFLKILKFCSQKFLVVDISTNGYNIDSKLTSEIVDISKSGCCKFTASISLDGKLETHDSIRGVKGSWERAVKSAKLLSPHIPVSFTMTLNPKNLMEIEDVIKVAKKSGVRRLKVGMTISAGRAEGKNLELTKEQKNKANAMLIELSKKYTDENFYVKPWFESFETEVTLSDERKNCGAGYNMIAIDVYGNVKICLAFEYSIGNIFKTDLKQIYMSPLIDFFYQLKCPNKEMCGECQNFHICTACHAAAFVKSKNMDNCPWAIQWEKLPEAYKNPFK
- a CDS encoding right-handed parallel beta-helix repeat-containing protein, whose translation is MFENKKCRGRALGIAVGITALVLLMVGGVSASAGWFINDTATGGDCTSIGTWNAASKTCTLTTDLTGTIEIDSDGITLSGNGHTITGSSTGNGIYLSGRNGVTIKNTNVRNFSHGIYLDSSNNNTLNGNNASNNTYGITLYSSSNNTLSGNNVSNNAAGIALSIFNSNNTLSGNNVSNNYDYGIILDHSSNNTLSGNNANSNNYNGIYLSGSNSNMLSGNNANSNTYNGIYLSIFNSNNTLSGNNANSNTYNGIYLSSSSNNTLSGNKANSNNDYGIYLLSSSNNNIYNNAFNNTNNFGLGTVESNIWNTAKTSGTNIVGGSYLGGNFWAYPNGTGYSKTCTDNNGDGICDSTYTLDGSNIDYLPLAYKFTSTSTANVSILDFSFQPQTINVAAGTTVTWTHLGSATHTVTSDTGLFDSSFLSHGQTFSRTFNDAGNYDYHCSIHLSMTGRVAVSSPAVTPTPTPTPTPTPAPTPTPVPLLVSSITPNSRNAQVGTPVTIFMSVINGGTASATGVRVAQASGLPVTVTYQQWNGTAFTGSPNTPVDMPAGVLANFVLTINATQAFSTSSLTFNVSGTNAAAAPISGVNTLTISASTVPSADVIMMSTSLAVSTAVNTPAVFAVATANVGGANATGVSLVLSVPASISGLSYQINETYPANGTIKGPATGLTINVGATPTFAVFLTPTAAIANDPANNRITLQLVDGSGKIIGAQSVAVSTT
- a CDS encoding ABC transporter ATP-binding protein, with product MIVLNNLTKTFTRKSFLGKKEKIVAVDHLNLNINKGEIFGLIGPNGAGKTTTIKILSTLILPDEGTVTVNGYNVKKDAEKVRENIGVLAGEFTRALYWRLSGRQNLEFFANLRNMRNIDKRIDELLEMFDLKDYENDLIMKYSTGMKHKLALAVALLNDPPILFLDEPLSGIDPVTTFQLKNMIKNKFRDKTVIWTSHNLYEIEEMCHRIALINKGKIVLEGQPEELKKKIWEYEKIAVRSNNASAFSSLGEIEGDLVMIKTKNITATFLNIMEVAKNNNIKINEIKTLKPSLEEIFMAGLKK
- a CDS encoding TraB/GumN family protein → MITVVCVRHVEDLNEKLRQVIVERMPSTVCVELDELGYNTLLGKTSKEEERYYFRKKMKENIYLRRGLRIETSLAAYQITSAKKTRYFNIGEEFKTAIRVATEIGAKIFPIDMDRSAVAELIGKRMSLKERINLFLGCLRGSLLDRAGVEKKRKECEKEGYEEIFARNYPVLKQILIDERNLYMAEKIRGIYKENSNMAVIIGNAHVEGICKALMDFDLEIIKLDNLRNICHY